The following coding sequences are from one Triticum dicoccoides isolate Atlit2015 ecotype Zavitan chromosome 4A, WEW_v2.0, whole genome shotgun sequence window:
- the LOC119289344 gene encoding phenolic glucoside malonyltransferase 2-like produces the protein MGADSNLRVLHTALVTPSDDDLPPHSLPLTFFDVKWLRGPPVQRLFLYRLQDHHHHHGNVQQLFSDLRASLSKALNLFYPLAGHVCLAPHTNRYELFYQPGDGVSFTVAEYDADIDDLTSDGPVQVAMLAPLVPSLPKGRAVLALQATVLLGGRGLALGVTMHHTAGDDASSTHLLHTWAALCNGAVEMPPPPVLDHTLVADPRGLYHIYCQGMPSGGNEIEFVTTSVSSVPDDQLVATFTLSQEILTAIKDALAGEATRYGAPPRRCSSTLAAYSFIWSCYYRAKQEQEQSQAKTTHFLFSVDHRARLKPPLPATYFGNCSIPAIAVACHDELTASGTGGLFRAFTAIANALEEVVGEGSQERWDGCGKRVMEAAKAGMMFVVGSPRFRVYQVDFGFGRPAKVVAVSGAMPGAMPVADARNGDGGVEVGLTFPAGGMQHFQRCFADAMHAIGM, from the coding sequence ATGGGTGCCGATAGCAATCTCCGGGTCCTGCACACCGCCCTTGTCACGCCATCCGACGACGACCTCCCGCCGCACTCCCTCCCGCTCACCTTCTTCGACGTCAAATGGCTCCGCGGGCCGCCCGTCCAGCGCCTCTTCCTCTACCGTCTCcaggaccaccaccaccaccacggcaaTGTCCAGCAGCTCTTCTCCGACCTCAGGGCATCCCTCTCCAAGGCGCTCAACCTCTTCTACCCGCTCGCCGGCCATGTCTGTCTCGCCCCCCACACCAACCGCTACGAGCTCTTCTACCAGCCGGGCGATGGCGTCTCCTTCACCGTCGCCGAGTACGACGCCGACATCGACGATCTCACCAGCGATGGCCCCGTGCAGGTCGCCATGCTCGCGCCTCTCGTGCCGTCGCTTCCCAAGGGCCGCGCCGTGCTCGCCCTGCAGGCCACAGTGCTGCTCGGTGGGCGGGGCCTCGCGCTCGGCGTAACTATGCACCACACCGCCGGTGACGACGCCAGCTCCACCCACCTCCTGCACACCTGGGCCGCCCTCTGCAACGGTGCTGTCGAAATGCCGCCGCCACCCGTGTTGGACCATACGCTCGTCGCTGACCCCAGGGGCCTCTACCACATCTACTGCCAAGGAATGCCCAGCGGCGGCAACGAGATCGAGTTCGTGACCACCAGCGTGTCCTCTGTCCCCGACGACCAGCTCGTCGCCACCTTCACGCTGTCTCAAGAAATCCTAACTGCCATCAAGGACGCGCTCGCCGGAGAGGCGACGAGGTACGGTGCGCCGCCGCGGAGATGCTCGTCGACGCTCGCCGCCTACAGCTTCATCTGGTCCTGCTACTACCGAGCCAAACAGGAACAGGAACAAAGCCAAGCAAAAACAACCCACTTCCTCTTCTCCGTGGATCACCGGGCGCGGTTGAAGCCGCCCCTCCCCGCCACATACTTTGGGAACTGCAGCATCCCGGCCATTGCCGTCGCGTGCCACGACGAGCTCACGGCATCCGGCACGGGAGGCCTCTTCCGGGCATTCACGGCGATCGCGAACGCGCTCGAGGAAGTGGTGGGTGAGGGGTCGCAGGAGAGGTGGGACGGATGCGGCAAGAGGGTGATGGAGGCCGCAAAGGCCGGCATGATGTTCGTGGTGGGGTCGCCGAGGTTCCGCGTGTATCAGGTCGACTTTGGGTTCGGAAGGCCGGCAAAGGTGGTGGCGGTGTCTGGAGCGATGCCTGGCGCGATGCCGGTGGCAGATGCACGCAACGGCGATGGTGGTGTCGAGGTGGGACTAACGTTTCCTGCGGGCGGCATGCAGCATTTCCAGCGGTGCTTTGCCGATGCCATGCATGCGATCGGCATGTAA